A window from Citrobacter amalonaticus encodes these proteins:
- the amiA gene encoding N-acetylmuramoyl-L-alanine amidase AmiA, translating into MSTFKPLKTLTSRRQVLKAGLAALTLTGMANATAKEAPLKTSNGHSQPATKKSGGKRIVVLDPGHGGIDTGAIGRNGSKEKHVVLAIAKNVRSILRSQGIDCRLTRSGDTFIPLYDRVEIAHKHGADLFMSIHADGFTNPSAAGASVFALSNRGASSAMAKYLSDRENRADEVAGKKTTDKDHLLQQVLFDLVQTDTIKNSLTLGSHILRKIKPVHKLHSRNTEQAAFVVLKSPSIPSVLVETSFITNPEEERLLGTTAFRQKIATAIANGVISYFHWFDNQKAHSKKR; encoded by the coding sequence ATGAGCACTTTTAAACCGCTAAAAACTCTCACATCGCGCCGTCAGGTGCTGAAAGCCGGACTGGCGGCGCTGACATTAACAGGGATGGCGAACGCCACAGCCAAAGAAGCCCCACTGAAAACCAGCAATGGTCACAGTCAGCCTGCCACGAAAAAATCAGGTGGCAAGCGCATTGTCGTGCTGGACCCGGGCCACGGCGGTATCGACACCGGAGCCATTGGCCGCAACGGCTCCAAAGAAAAGCATGTTGTGCTGGCGATAGCGAAAAATGTGCGTTCCATTTTACGCAGTCAGGGGATCGACTGCCGCCTGACGCGTTCGGGCGATACCTTTATTCCCCTGTACGACCGCGTCGAAATCGCCCACAAGCACGGCGCGGATCTGTTTATGTCAATCCACGCGGACGGCTTTACCAATCCCAGTGCGGCGGGCGCGTCGGTGTTTGCCCTCTCCAATCGCGGGGCCAGTAGCGCCATGGCGAAATACCTTTCCGACCGCGAAAACCGCGCCGACGAAGTCGCCGGTAAGAAAACGACCGACAAGGATCACCTGTTGCAACAGGTGCTCTTTGACCTGGTACAGACGGATACCATCAAAAACAGCCTGACGCTGGGGTCACATATTCTCAGGAAGATCAAACCGGTACATAAACTGCACAGCCGGAATACGGAACAGGCGGCGTTTGTGGTGCTAAAATCACCGTCAATCCCGTCGGTACTGGTTGAAACCTCGTTCATCACCAATCCGGAAGAGGAGCGACTGCTGGGCACCACGGCATTTCGTCAGAAGATCGCCACCGCCATCGCTAATGGTGTGATCAGCTATTTCCATTGGTTTGATAATCAGAAAGCCCATTCGAAGAAACGGTAA
- the cysP gene encoding thiosulfate/sulfate ABC transporter substrate-binding protein CysP: MAVNLLKKRYLTLVASLLLVGQAQATELLNSSYDVSRELFAALNPPFEQQWAKDNGGDKLTIKQSHAGSSKQALAILQGLKADVVTYNQVTDVQILHDKGKLIPADWQSRLPNNSSPFYSTMGFLVRKGNPKNIRDWNDLVRSDVKLIFPNPKTSGNARYTYLAAWGAADNADGGDKAKTEQFMTQFLKNVEVFDTGGRGATTTFAERGLGDVLISFESEVNNIRKQYEAQGFEVVIPKTNILAEFPVAWVDKNVQANGTEKAAKAYLNWLYSPQAQTIITDYYYRVNNPEVMDKLKDKFPQTELFRVEEKFGSWPEVMKTHFTSGGELDKLLAAGRK; encoded by the coding sequence ATGGCCGTTAACTTACTGAAAAAAAGATATCTGACGCTGGTGGCGTCGTTGTTACTGGTCGGTCAGGCGCAGGCGACGGAGCTATTGAACAGCTCGTACGACGTCTCCCGCGAACTGTTTGCTGCCCTTAACCCGCCGTTTGAACAGCAGTGGGCGAAAGATAATGGCGGCGATAAGCTGACGATTAAACAGTCGCACGCGGGCTCCTCAAAGCAGGCGCTGGCAATTTTACAGGGACTGAAAGCCGACGTCGTGACCTACAATCAGGTGACCGATGTGCAGATCCTGCATGACAAAGGCAAGCTGATTCCGGCTGACTGGCAAAGCCGTCTGCCGAACAACAGCTCACCGTTTTACTCCACGATGGGATTCCTGGTACGTAAAGGCAACCCGAAGAACATTCGCGACTGGAACGACCTTGTCCGTTCTGATGTGAAGCTGATCTTCCCGAACCCGAAAACCTCCGGTAACGCCCGTTACACCTATCTGGCTGCCTGGGGCGCCGCCGATAACGCGGACGGCGGCGATAAAGCCAAAACCGAACAGTTCATGACCCAGTTCCTGAAAAACGTCGAAGTGTTTGATACCGGCGGTCGCGGCGCGACCACGACGTTTGCTGAGCGCGGACTGGGCGATGTGCTGATTAGCTTTGAGTCCGAAGTGAACAACATTCGCAAACAGTATGAAGCGCAGGGTTTTGAAGTGGTTATCCCGAAAACCAATATTCTGGCTGAGTTCCCGGTTGCCTGGGTGGATAAAAATGTGCAGGCCAACGGCACTGAGAAAGCGGCGAAAGCCTATCTGAACTGGCTGTACAGCCCGCAGGCGCAAACCATCATCACGGACTACTACTACCGCGTGAACAACCCGGAGGTGATGGACAAGCTGAAAGATAAATTCCCACAGACCGAACTGTTCCGCGTGGAAGAGAAATTTGGCTCCTGGCCTGAGGTGATGAAAACCCATTTCACCAGCGGTGGTGAACTGGACAAACTGCTGGCGGCGGGGCGTAAGTAA
- the hemF gene encoding oxygen-dependent coproporphyrinogen oxidase, with amino-acid sequence MKPDALRVKQFLLNLQDAICQQLTAIDGAEFVEDSWQRDAGGGGRSRVLRNGGIFEQAGVNFSHVHGDAMPASATAHRPELAGRSFEAMGVSLVVHPLNPYIPTSHANVRFFIAEKPGADPVWWFGGGFDLTPYYGFEEDAIHWHRTARDLCQPFGDDVYPRYKKWCDDYFFLKHRNEQRGIGGLFFDDLNTPDFDHCFAFMQAVGEGYTEAYLPIVERRKAMSWGERERNFQLYRRGRYVEFNLVWDRGTLFGLQTGGRTESILMSMPPLVRWEYDWQPDAGSPEAALSDFIQVREWV; translated from the coding sequence ATGAAACCCGATGCTCTACGCGTAAAACAGTTCCTGCTGAACTTGCAGGATGCCATTTGCCAGCAGCTCACCGCCATTGACGGCGCGGAGTTTGTCGAAGATAGCTGGCAGCGTGACGCGGGCGGCGGCGGACGGAGTCGGGTGCTGCGTAACGGCGGCATCTTCGAACAGGCTGGCGTCAATTTTTCTCACGTACACGGTGACGCCATGCCAGCATCGGCCACGGCCCATCGCCCGGAACTGGCAGGACGCAGTTTTGAAGCGATGGGCGTGTCGCTGGTCGTGCACCCGCTCAACCCTTATATTCCCACCAGCCATGCCAACGTGCGTTTTTTTATTGCCGAAAAGCCGGGTGCCGACCCGGTCTGGTGGTTTGGCGGCGGTTTTGACTTAACGCCCTACTACGGCTTTGAAGAAGACGCCATTCACTGGCATCGCACCGCGCGCGATCTGTGTCAGCCGTTTGGCGACGATGTCTATCCACGTTACAAAAAGTGGTGCGATGACTATTTCTTCCTCAAACATCGCAACGAGCAGCGTGGCATCGGCGGGCTGTTTTTTGACGATCTGAACACGCCGGATTTTGACCACTGTTTCGCCTTCATGCAGGCCGTCGGCGAAGGCTATACCGAGGCGTATCTGCCGATCGTTGAGCGCCGCAAGGCGATGAGCTGGGGTGAACGTGAGCGTAACTTCCAGCTCTATCGTCGCGGTCGTTACGTGGAGTTTAATCTGGTGTGGGATCGTGGCACCCTGTTTGGGCTTCAGACCGGCGGGCGCACAGAATCCATCCTGATGTCGATGCCGCCGCTGGTGCGTTGGGAATACGACTGGCAGCCGGACGCTGGCAGCCCGGAGGCCGCTCTCAGCGATTTTATTCAGGTGCGTGAGTGGGTGTAA
- a CDS encoding DUF2919 domain-containing protein: protein MHFPSDYDRHGTLKLPFLFWLVLLLQARTWVLFVIAGASREQGTALLNLFYPDHDNFWQGLLPGIPAVLAFLLSGRRNAFPRIWHMLYALLIVAQVVLLCWQPVLWFNGDPVNGAGLALVVADIVALLWLLTNRRMRACFTLEKE from the coding sequence ATGCATTTTCCGTCTGATTATGATCGTCATGGCACACTGAAATTGCCCTTTTTATTCTGGCTTGTGCTCTTGCTCCAGGCACGCACCTGGGTGCTGTTTGTGATTGCCGGTGCTTCGCGCGAACAGGGCACGGCGCTGTTGAATCTGTTCTATCCCGATCACGACAATTTTTGGCAGGGGCTGCTGCCGGGCATACCGGCAGTGTTGGCGTTCTTGCTGAGCGGACGACGCAACGCGTTTCCCCGGATATGGCATATGCTGTACGCGCTGCTGATTGTGGCTCAGGTGGTCCTGCTCTGTTGGCAGCCCGTTCTCTGGTTCAATGGCGATCCTGTCAATGGCGCGGGTCTGGCGCTGGTGGTGGCGGATATCGTGGCACTTTTGTGGCTATTGACCAACCGACGGATGCGCGCCTGTTTTACTCTGGAGAAAGAATAA
- the eutL gene encoding ethanolamine utilization microcompartment protein EutL encodes MPALDLIRPSVSAMRVIASVNDGFARELKLPSHIRSLGLITADSDDVTYIAADEATKQAMVEVVYGRSLYAGAAHGPSPTAGEVLIMLGGPNPAEVRAGLDAMVAHIEGGAAFQWANDAENTAFLAHVVSRTGSYLSSTAGIALGDPLAYLVAPPLEATYGIDAAMKSADVQLVTYVPPPSETNYSAAFLTGSQAACKAACNAFADAVLDIARNPVQRA; translated from the coding sequence ATGCCAGCATTAGATTTGATTCGACCGTCGGTCAGCGCGATGCGCGTGATTGCTTCCGTGAACGACGGGTTTGCACGCGAACTTAAATTACCGTCGCATATACGTAGCCTCGGTCTCATCACGGCAGATTCTGATGACGTGACGTATATTGCCGCAGACGAAGCGACAAAACAGGCGATGGTTGAAGTGGTGTATGGCCGTTCGCTGTACGCCGGGGCGGCCCATGGGCCATCGCCGACAGCCGGTGAAGTGTTGATTATGTTGGGCGGTCCAAACCCGGCGGAAGTGCGCGCCGGGCTGGATGCGATGGTGGCGCATATCGAAGGCGGCGCGGCGTTCCAGTGGGCGAACGATGCGGAAAACACCGCGTTCCTGGCGCATGTGGTGTCGCGTACCGGCTCTTATCTGTCGTCAACGGCAGGGATCGCGCTGGGCGATCCGCTGGCTTATCTGGTGGCACCGCCGCTGGAAGCAACCTATGGCATTGATGCGGCGATGAAATCCGCCGATGTTCAACTGGTGACCTACGTGCCGCCTCCGTCAGAAACTAACTACTCGGCGGCGTTTTTGACCGGTAGCCAGGCTGCCTGTAAAGCTGCCTGTAATGCCTTTGCCGATGCGGTTCTGGACATCGCCCGTAATCCTGTTCAGCGCGCGTAA
- the ucpA gene encoding SDR family oxidoreductase UcpA produces the protein MGKLTGKTALITGASQGIGEGIAKVFARHGANLILLDISDEIEKLADELGGRGHRCTAVIADVTNPASVAAALKKAKEVEGRIDILVNNAGVCRLGSFLDMSDEDRDFHIDVNIKGVWNVTKAVLPEMIKRKDGRIVMMSSVTGDMVADPGETAYALSKAAIVGLTKSLAVEYAQSGIRVNAICPGYVRTPMAESIAQQSNPDDPESVLTEMAKAIPLRRLACPLEVGELAAFLASDESSYLTGTQNVIDGGSTLPETVSVGI, from the coding sequence ATGGGTAAACTCACGGGCAAAACAGCATTGATTACGGGCGCATCACAGGGCATTGGCGAAGGCATCGCCAAAGTGTTTGCCCGGCATGGGGCGAACTTAATCTTGCTGGATATCTCCGATGAGATTGAAAAGCTGGCGGATGAACTCGGTGGCCGCGGGCATCGCTGTACGGCTGTGATTGCGGATGTGACCAATCCCGCCTCCGTGGCGGCGGCGTTGAAGAAAGCGAAAGAGGTGGAAGGCCGCATCGACATTCTGGTCAACAATGCAGGCGTCTGCCGTCTGGGCAGCTTCCTCGACATGAGCGACGAAGATCGCGACTTCCACATTGATGTGAATATCAAAGGCGTCTGGAACGTGACCAAAGCGGTCCTGCCGGAGATGATTAAGCGTAAAGACGGACGCATCGTGATGATGTCCTCGGTCACTGGCGATATGGTCGCCGATCCGGGCGAAACGGCCTATGCGTTGTCGAAGGCCGCGATTGTCGGGCTGACCAAATCGCTGGCGGTGGAGTACGCCCAGTCGGGGATTCGCGTGAATGCGATTTGCCCGGGCTACGTGCGTACCCCGATGGCGGAAAGCATTGCGCAGCAGTCTAACCCGGACGATCCGGAATCAGTGCTGACCGAAATGGCGAAGGCGATCCCGCTGCGTCGACTGGCCTGCCCGCTGGAAGTGGGTGAACTGGCCGCCTTCCTGGCGTCGGATGAGTCCAGCTATCTCACGGGCACGCAAAACGTGATTGACGGCGGCAGCACGTTGCCGGAGACCGTCAGCGTCGGAATCTGA
- a CDS encoding GNAT family acetyltransferase translates to MEIRVFRQEDFEEVITLWERCDLLRPWNDPEMDIERKVNHDVSLFLVAEVNGEVVGTVMGGYDGHRGSAYYLGVHPEFRGRGIANALLNRLEKKLIARGCPKIQIMVREDNDVVLGMYERLGYEHADVLCLGKRLIEDEEY, encoded by the coding sequence ATGGAGATACGCGTTTTTCGCCAGGAAGATTTCGAAGAGGTGATCACCCTCTGGGAGCGCTGCGATTTGTTGCGTCCGTGGAATGACCCGGAAATGGATATCGAGCGGAAGGTGAACCATGACGTTAGCCTGTTTCTCGTTGCGGAAGTAAACGGGGAAGTGGTAGGGACGGTGATGGGCGGCTACGACGGTCATCGCGGATCGGCCTATTATCTTGGCGTGCACCCGGAATTTCGCGGTCGCGGCATCGCCAATGCGCTGCTTAACCGGCTTGAGAAAAAACTCATTGCGCGCGGTTGCCCGAAGATTCAGATCATGGTGCGTGAAGATAACGATGTGGTGTTGGGGATGTATGAGCGACTCGGCTATGAGCATGCCGACGTGCTGTGTCTCGGAAAACGCCTGATCGAAGATGAAGAATATTGA
- a CDS encoding RpoE-regulated lipoprotein, translated as MKSLRVVLCAMPLVLTGCSTLSSVNWSAANPWNWFGSSTEVTEQGVGALTASTPLNEQAIADALDGDYRLRRGMKTENGNVVRFFEAMNGDKVAMVIHGEQGNISRIDVLDSGIPSDAGVEIGTPFSDLYSKAFGNCQPASHAEQSAVECKAEGSQHISYLFTGEWKGPEGLMPPDDTLKAWKVSKIIWRR; from the coding sequence ATGAAATCGCTGCGTGTAGTGTTATGTGCTATGCCGCTGGTGCTGACCGGCTGTTCGACGCTGTCGTCGGTAAACTGGTCTGCCGCCAATCCGTGGAACTGGTTTGGTTCATCGACAGAAGTAACCGAACAGGGCGTTGGCGCACTCACGGCATCGACGCCGCTAAATGAACAGGCCATTGCCGATGCGCTGGACGGCGACTATCGCCTGCGCAGAGGCATGAAGACCGAGAATGGCAATGTGGTGCGCTTTTTCGAAGCCATGAACGGCGACAAGGTGGCGATGGTCATTCACGGCGAGCAGGGAAACATCAGCCGCATTGATGTCCTGGATAGCGGGATTCCTTCCGACGCGGGCGTTGAAATTGGCACACCGTTTAGCGACCTCTACAGCAAAGCGTTCGGCAATTGTCAGCCTGCCAGCCACGCTGAGCAGAGCGCAGTAGAATGTAAAGCCGAAGGCAGTCAACACATCAGCTATCTCTTTACCGGTGAATGGAAGGGGCCTGAAGGGTTAATGCCGCCGGACGATACGCTGAAAGCGTGGAAAGTGAGCAAAATTATCTGGCGTCGTTAA
- a CDS encoding Dyp-type peroxidase, with the protein MSQVQSGILPEHCRAAIWIEANVKGDVDALRGASKAFADKLATFQATFPDAHLGAVVAFGNNTWRTLSGGVGAEELKDFIPYGKGLAPATQYDVLIHILSLRHDVNFSVAQAAMEAFGDCIEVQEEIHGFRWVEERDLSGFVDGTENPAGEETRREVAVIKDGVDAGGSYVFVQRWEHNLKQLNRMSIHDQEMMIGRTKEANEEIDGDDRPVTSHLSRVDLKEDGKGLKIVRQSLPYGTASGTHGLYFCAYCARLHNIEQQLLSMFGDTDGKRDAMLRFTKPVTGGYYFAPSLDRLLAL; encoded by the coding sequence ATGTCTCAGGTTCAGAGTGGCATTTTGCCAGAGCATTGCCGTGCGGCGATTTGGATTGAAGCGAATGTAAAAGGCGACGTTGATGCCCTGCGTGGTGCCAGCAAAGCGTTCGCCGATAAACTGGCGACCTTCCAGGCGACATTCCCGGACGCCCATCTGGGTGCGGTCGTGGCCTTCGGCAATAACACCTGGCGCACCCTGAGCGGCGGAGTGGGGGCTGAAGAGCTGAAAGACTTTATCCCTTACGGTAAAGGCCTGGCCCCGGCGACCCAGTACGATGTGCTGATCCACATTCTTTCTCTGCGTCACGATGTGAATTTCTCTGTCGCTCAGGCGGCGATGGAAGCCTTCGGCGATTGCATTGAGGTCCAGGAAGAGATCCACGGTTTCCGTTGGGTGGAAGAGCGTGATCTCAGCGGCTTTGTCGACGGTACGGAAAACCCGGCAGGGGAAGAGACGCGCCGCGAAGTGGCGGTCATCAAAGACGGCGTGGATGCGGGTGGCAGCTACGTCTTTGTTCAGCGCTGGGAACACAATCTGAAGCAGCTCAACCGCATGAGTATTCACGATCAGGAGATGATGATCGGGCGTACCAAAGAAGCCAACGAAGAGATCGATGGCGACGATCGCCCGGTAACGTCGCACCTGAGCCGTGTAGATCTGAAAGAAGACGGCAAAGGGCTGAAAATTGTTCGCCAGAGCCTGCCATACGGCACCGCCAGCGGCACTCATGGTCTCTATTTCTGCGCCTACTGTGCGCGTCTGCATAACATTGAACAGCAACTGCTGAGCATGTTTGGCGACACCGACGGCAAACGTGACGCCATGCTGCGCTTCACCAAACCGGTGACCGGCGGGTATTACTTTGCGCCGTCGCTGGACCGTTTGCTGGCACTGTAA
- a CDS encoding alpha/beta hydrolase family protein: MRYFQKGLIVSALLSLVACHDVDEVIEIPDTGHKVNVSHESLREAHSRFTTHIVQKSFTDSGDLLTPPADAYVLTHYPTKSGDMAAYITPDPKDDKRHPAVIWIHGGYGGLSDSDYFWEPQERDNDQSGSAFRHAGLVEMVPSFRGEDHNPGSYEMFYGELDDIEAAYDWLAKQPWVDPQRIYLAGHSTGGTRVLLSSEYSDKFRAYFSLGAIPDLKARVQGGKMMVPVPFEQTEQEYRLRSPAAFITSIKKPTWYFEGARSYWSAFDNIAKLARKNNIPIEIRKIPQADHFSTIAPVTEMIAQKILLDTGKDCNISFSEDDIAQIASRVAR, from the coding sequence ATGCGTTATTTCCAGAAGGGACTTATCGTCAGTGCACTTTTATCGCTTGTTGCCTGTCACGATGTTGATGAGGTTATTGAGATCCCAGACACGGGTCATAAGGTTAATGTCAGCCATGAGTCACTTCGCGAGGCCCACAGTCGTTTCACCACCCATATTGTACAAAAGAGCTTTACGGATTCAGGCGATCTGCTAACCCCACCGGCGGACGCTTATGTACTGACCCACTATCCCACGAAGTCTGGAGATATGGCAGCCTACATCACCCCGGATCCGAAAGATGATAAACGTCATCCTGCGGTGATATGGATACACGGTGGTTATGGCGGTTTGAGCGACAGTGATTATTTCTGGGAACCACAGGAGCGAGATAATGACCAAAGCGGCAGCGCGTTTCGCCATGCGGGGCTTGTCGAAATGGTGCCCAGTTTTCGCGGCGAAGACCATAACCCCGGCAGTTACGAGATGTTTTATGGTGAGCTTGATGATATCGAAGCCGCTTATGATTGGTTAGCAAAACAGCCGTGGGTCGATCCGCAGCGCATTTATCTGGCGGGACACAGTACAGGCGGCACCCGTGTTTTACTATCCAGTGAATATAGTGACAAATTTCGCGCCTACTTCAGCCTCGGTGCAATCCCTGACTTAAAAGCGCGGGTGCAAGGGGGAAAAATGATGGTGCCCGTGCCGTTTGAACAAACGGAACAAGAATACCGTTTACGCTCACCGGCCGCGTTCATTACTTCGATTAAGAAACCTACATGGTACTTTGAAGGAGCGAGGAGTTACTGGTCTGCGTTTGATAACATTGCGAAGCTAGCCAGGAAAAATAACATTCCAATAGAGATCCGCAAAATACCTCAAGCCGACCATTTTAGTACCATCGCGCCAGTAACAGAGATGATTGCCCAGAAAATCCTCCTCGATACTGGAAAAGATTGTAATATCTCTTTCAGTGAAGATGATATCGCGCAAATCGCCAGCCGCGTTGCGCGTTAA
- the eutK gene encoding ethanolamine utilization microcompartment protein EutK, protein MINALGLLEVEGMVAAVDASDAMLKAANVNLLSHEVLDPGKVTLVVEGDLAACRAALDAGSAAAQRTGRVISRKEIGRPEDDTQWLIGGFKRASKSPEQKTAPKPEAPVRSEYADALLAQLATARQGMTAGEVAAHFGWPLEEARNALEQLFTDGALRKRSSRYRLKN, encoded by the coding sequence ATGATCAATGCACTGGGGTTACTGGAAGTGGAGGGCATGGTTGCCGCCGTGGACGCGTCGGATGCCATGCTGAAGGCGGCTAATGTCAACCTGCTGAGTCATGAAGTGCTTGACCCGGGCAAAGTGACGCTGGTGGTGGAAGGCGATCTGGCGGCGTGTCGTGCGGCGCTGGATGCCGGAAGCGCCGCAGCACAGCGGACAGGCCGCGTCATCAGCCGCAAAGAAATTGGTCGGCCAGAAGACGACACCCAGTGGCTGATCGGCGGATTTAAGCGCGCGTCGAAATCCCCTGAGCAGAAGACAGCGCCGAAGCCTGAAGCACCTGTACGGTCTGAATACGCCGACGCGCTGCTGGCGCAGCTCGCTACAGCGCGTCAGGGAATGACGGCAGGAGAGGTCGCCGCGCACTTTGGCTGGCCGCTTGAAGAGGCCAGAAACGCACTGGAACAGCTCTTCACTGACGGGGCGTTGCGTAAACGCAGTAGTCGCTATCGCTTAAAAAATTAA
- the cysT gene encoding sulfate/thiosulfate ABC transporter permease CysT, whose protein sequence is MFAVSSRRVLPGFTLSLGTSLLFVCLILLLPLSALVMQLAQMSWAQYWDVITNPQVVAAYKVTLLSAFVASIFNGVFGLLMAWILTRYRFPGRTLLDALMDLPFALPTAVAGLTLASLFSVNGFYGEWLAKFDIKVTYTWLGIAVAMAFTSIPFVVRTVQPVLEELGPEYEEAAETLGATRLQSFRKVVLPELSPALVAGVALSFTRSLGEFGAVIFIAGNIAWKTEVTSLMIFIRLQEFDYPAASAVASVILAASLLLLFSINTLQSRFGRRVVGH, encoded by the coding sequence ATGTTTGCAGTCTCCTCCCGACGCGTATTGCCTGGCTTTACTTTAAGCCTGGGCACCAGCCTGCTGTTCGTTTGCCTGATTTTGCTGCTGCCGCTCAGTGCGTTAGTGATGCAACTGGCACAGATGAGCTGGGCGCAATACTGGGATGTGATTACCAATCCGCAGGTGGTTGCTGCCTATAAAGTGACGCTATTGTCGGCGTTTGTGGCGTCGATTTTTAACGGTGTGTTTGGCCTGCTGATGGCGTGGATTTTAACCCGCTATCGTTTTCCAGGGCGCACGTTGCTGGATGCGTTGATGGACCTGCCGTTTGCGTTGCCGACGGCAGTTGCCGGTCTGACGCTGGCTTCGCTGTTTTCCGTTAACGGTTTCTACGGCGAATGGCTGGCAAAATTTGATATCAAGGTGACATACACCTGGCTTGGCATTGCGGTGGCGATGGCGTTCACCAGTATTCCGTTCGTGGTGCGTACCGTGCAACCGGTACTCGAAGAGTTAGGCCCGGAATATGAAGAAGCGGCGGAAACCCTGGGCGCCACGCGGCTGCAAAGCTTTCGCAAGGTGGTCCTGCCGGAACTGTCACCTGCGCTGGTGGCCGGTGTCGCGCTGTCGTTTACCCGCAGCCTTGGCGAGTTCGGCGCAGTGATTTTCATCGCCGGTAACATTGCCTGGAAAACGGAAGTCACCTCGCTGATGATTTTTATTCGTTTGCAGGAGTTTGATTACCCTGCCGCCAGCGCGGTTGCCTCGGTGATCCTCGCGGCATCGTTATTGCTGCTGTTTTCAATTAACACCCTGCAAAGTCGCTTTGGCCGACGTGTGGTAGGTCACTAA
- the eutR gene encoding HTH-type transcriptional regulator EutR, whose product MKKTRSASLHHLYHEALPEDVKLTPKVEVDNVHQRRTTDVYEHALTITAWQQIYDQLHPGKFHGEFTEILLDDIQVFREYTGLALRQSCLVWPNSFWFGIPATRGEQGFIGAQCLGSAEIATRPGGTEFELSTPDDYTILGVVISEDVISRQAQFLHNPERVLHMLRNQSALEVKEQHKAALWGFVQQALATFSENPENLHQPAVRKVLGDNLLLAMGMMLEDAHPINSAESISHQGYRKLLSRAREYVLENMSEPLTVLDLCNQLHVSRRTLQNAFHAILGIGPNAWLKRIRLNAVRRELISPWSQSTTVKDAAMQWGFWHLGQFATDYQQLFAEKPSLTLHQRMRQWM is encoded by the coding sequence ATGAAAAAGACCCGTTCAGCCAGTTTGCACCATCTTTATCATGAAGCGTTACCCGAAGACGTTAAACTCACGCCAAAGGTGGAAGTGGACAACGTTCACCAGCGGCGGACCACGGATGTTTATGAGCACGCCCTGACCATCACTGCCTGGCAGCAGATTTATGATCAACTGCATCCGGGGAAGTTTCATGGTGAATTCACGGAAATCTTGCTCGATGACATTCAGGTTTTTCGCGAATACACCGGACTGGCGCTGCGTCAGTCATGCCTGGTGTGGCCGAATTCGTTCTGGTTTGGCATTCCGGCCACGCGGGGCGAGCAGGGATTTATTGGCGCACAGTGTCTCGGCAGCGCCGAGATTGCGACCCGCCCGGGCGGTACGGAGTTCGAGCTGAGCACGCCGGATGATTACACGATTCTCGGGGTGGTAATTTCAGAGGATGTGATTTCCCGTCAGGCACAGTTTTTACATAATCCGGAAAGGGTGCTGCATATGCTGCGCAACCAGTCGGCGCTGGAGGTCAAAGAGCAGCACAAGGCGGCGCTGTGGGGCTTTGTCCAGCAGGCGCTGGCGACTTTTAGCGAGAACCCGGAGAATCTTCATCAACCCGCAGTGCGTAAGGTGCTGGGGGATAATCTGTTGTTGGCGATGGGCATGATGCTGGAGGACGCGCATCCTATCAACTCGGCGGAGAGTATCAGCCACCAGGGCTACCGCAAACTGCTCTCCCGGGCGCGTGAGTATGTGCTGGAAAATATGTCGGAGCCGCTGACGGTACTCGACCTCTGCAACCAGCTTCACGTCAGCCGTCGTACGTTGCAGAATGCATTTCACGCCATTTTGGGGATTGGACCGAATGCGTGGCTGAAAAGGATCCGCCTGAATGCGGTGCGACGGGAATTAATCAGCCCGTGGTCGCAGAGTACCACGGTCAAGGATGCGGCAATGCAGTGGGGGTTCTGGCATTTAGGGCAGTTCGCCACCGACTACCAGCAATTGTTTGCCGAGAAGCCGTCGCTGACGTTGCACCAGCGTATGCGCCAGTGGATGTGA